In the genome of Candidatus Saccharimonadales bacterium, one region contains:
- a CDS encoding L,D-transpeptidase family protein — protein sequence MAAATLVAAICANSSLAASPARLQPGSNGSSVTVLQQDLHMNVHADYYGSAFDGAFGPLTMSGLQRWQKAEGYRPTGWIVVGSSQWNKLRSEATVERLPSYISQTAISAARQSGWAVDASKSPAIVSVLRLNPVTKNVTVALSTPVAYAGNIDGVQYTTHDGVFHIYAKFGPDFVSREYNNAPMPYAACFNGGQCLHYDGLFPSHGCIHIPSMSYARYINRLPRGTTVVVHE from the coding sequence ATGGCGGCTGCGACCCTGGTCGCGGCCATTTGCGCCAACTCGTCCCTAGCGGCCTCGCCCGCCAGGCTGCAGCCCGGCAGCAACGGCTCGTCCGTTACCGTGCTGCAGCAAGACCTGCACATGAACGTGCACGCCGATTACTACGGCAGCGCGTTCGACGGCGCGTTCGGCCCGCTCACCATGTCGGGCCTGCAACGCTGGCAGAAGGCCGAGGGCTACCGGCCCACCGGCTGGATCGTCGTCGGCAGCAGCCAGTGGAACAAGCTGAGGAGCGAGGCAACTGTCGAACGGCTGCCCAGCTACATCAGCCAGACGGCCATCAGTGCCGCTCGCCAAAGCGGCTGGGCGGTAGATGCGAGCAAGTCGCCGGCCATCGTCTCGGTGCTGCGTCTCAACCCCGTGACCAAGAATGTCACGGTGGCACTCAGCACACCGGTGGCCTACGCCGGCAACATCGATGGCGTGCAGTACACGACCCACGACGGCGTGTTCCACATCTACGCCAAGTTCGGGCCGGACTTCGTATCGCGCGAGTACAACAACGCGCCGATGCCCTACGCCGCCTGCTTCAACGGCGGCCAGTGCCTGCACTACGACGGGCTGTTCCCCAGCCATGGGTGCATCCACATCCCGTCGATGTCGTATGCGCGCTACATCAACCGTCTGCCTCGCGGCACGACGGTCGTTGTGCACGAGTGA
- a CDS encoding DUF3817 domain-containing protein has translation MQAYKNFRPFTELEAWGLFRLAALAEAAGWTILIIGILFEKYIVPGNVVSVPLAGSVHGTLFLIYIAAVVVLSPSQDWSLRQTSIAGIASVPPYGSLVFEQWVAHDRRKLNLKQSVFLLSYRQLVDES, from the coding sequence GTGCAAGCTTACAAAAACTTCCGGCCGTTTACTGAACTCGAGGCGTGGGGATTATTCCGCTTGGCGGCGCTGGCCGAAGCGGCTGGATGGACAATTTTAATAATTGGCATTTTGTTCGAAAAATACATTGTACCGGGCAATGTAGTATCCGTACCTTTGGCCGGCAGTGTTCACGGGACTCTATTTCTTATTTATATAGCTGCCGTGGTCGTTCTTTCACCCAGCCAGGACTGGAGCCTACGCCAGACTTCAATTGCCGGCATTGCCAGTGTGCCGCCATACGGTTCGCTAGTGTTTGAGCAATGGGTCGCCCACGACCGCCGCAAATTAAACCTTAAACAATCGGTATTTTTGCTAAGCTACCGCCAGCTTGTAGACGAAAGCTAG
- a CDS encoding NUDIX hydrolase, which yields MVRRLAGCIITNVHGRVLLIHRNTPRLSQWELPGGKVEENESAAQAATREALEEVNLVVEGLEEVGATEFGDNGYDWHYTWFRPSRVTGDLKLMEKTFDDIRFINILSGEVEDKVLSPNVVAIIKALKNKQFHL from the coding sequence ATGGTTAGGCGGTTAGCAGGTTGTATTATTACCAATGTCCATGGCCGGGTTTTGTTGATTCACCGTAACACGCCGCGTCTTTCGCAATGGGAGCTGCCAGGCGGCAAGGTTGAAGAAAACGAGTCAGCGGCACAGGCCGCTACCCGTGAAGCCTTAGAGGAAGTCAACCTTGTAGTTGAGGGTTTAGAAGAAGTTGGAGCTACCGAATTCGGAGACAACGGGTACGATTGGCACTACACTTGGTTTAGGCCTTCTCGAGTTACCGGCGATTTAAAGTTGATGGAAAAGACATTTGATGACATTCGTTTTATAAACATTCTCTCTGGCGAAGTTGAAGATAAAGTTCTTTCTCCGAATGTCGTAGCGATTATCAAGGCATTAAAAAACAAGCAATTCCATCTATAA
- a CDS encoding FAD-binding oxidoreductase: MSKVAQYLQEHLTGEVTVSPEARRHFAYDASILRMAPAMVVYPRTEDDVRKTARFSWQLAERERGLPITARGGGSDTSGAAIGGGILLAMTAHMNRILALDPKKEFVTVEPGVSYDKLQQTLYTHGLFLPVYPASASYATLGGGIANNAVGEKSVKYGDTLRFVQNLRVVLANGEIIETGPLSKRELNRKMGQSNFEGEVYRALDKLLEENASPISNYASQKQTQYVSAGYNLDKVKTKDGFNLTPLFVGSQGSLGIITEASLKVVSHTPTTTLAMVSLNNLNDFADMLPEILNLKPSLLDMVNKQALEQVSKINPSQLHNALGLTSAAIHLFIEFDEHRDGQQKKDAKNLIKLVDKYGGYCKVADTPEEQQSIWKVRHSVSSLVNHVYGPRRAVPVAEDIAVPIDRLVDFMRAAEKVYVQADQPAAIWGQAGSGIVRMHPILDLAQVGDRQKLFKIQDTLYAAALKAGGSISAGAGDGRVRAPYLRAALGDDMYKLILTTKRIFDPHNLLNPGVKTANTEQVRAIMRSDYSVRNHEHLPRS; encoded by the coding sequence ATGAGTAAGGTTGCTCAATATTTACAGGAACATTTGACGGGGGAGGTCACTGTTAGCCCCGAGGCGCGGCGGCATTTTGCCTATGATGCCAGTATACTTAGAATGGCGCCGGCTATGGTGGTTTACCCGCGCACAGAAGATGACGTGCGCAAAACCGCTCGATTTTCTTGGCAGCTGGCCGAGCGCGAGCGCGGCCTGCCCATAACTGCTCGCGGCGGCGGCAGCGACACCTCTGGCGCGGCCATCGGCGGCGGCATTTTGCTAGCGATGACCGCTCACATGAACCGCATCTTAGCGCTTGATCCCAAAAAAGAGTTCGTCACTGTTGAACCGGGGGTTAGCTACGACAAGCTGCAGCAAACTCTTTACACGCACGGGTTGTTTCTGCCCGTCTACCCTGCCTCTGCGTCTTATGCTACACTCGGCGGCGGCATCGCCAACAACGCCGTTGGCGAAAAATCGGTTAAATACGGCGATACTTTGCGCTTCGTCCAAAACCTGCGCGTGGTTTTAGCCAACGGCGAAATTATCGAAACTGGCCCGTTAAGTAAGCGCGAACTTAACCGCAAAATGGGCCAATCGAATTTTGAAGGCGAAGTCTACCGGGCGCTGGACAAATTGCTCGAAGAAAACGCCAGCCCCATAAGCAACTATGCCAGCCAAAAGCAAACTCAATATGTTTCTGCCGGCTACAACCTCGACAAGGTAAAAACTAAAGACGGCTTCAATTTAACTCCTCTGTTTGTCGGTTCGCAAGGCTCTTTGGGCATTATTACAGAGGCAAGTCTAAAGGTTGTCAGTCACACGCCGACCACTACTCTTGCCATGGTCAGCCTAAATAATTTGAACGATTTTGCCGACATGCTGCCAGAGATTTTGAACCTCAAACCCAGCCTGCTTGATATGGTTAATAAGCAGGCCTTAGAGCAGGTTAGCAAAATAAATCCAAGCCAACTGCATAACGCCCTCGGTCTAACTAGCGCCGCTATTCACTTGTTCATTGAGTTCGACGAGCACCGCGACGGCCAGCAAAAGAAAGATGCCAAGAATCTAATAAAGCTGGTCGATAAATATGGTGGTTATTGCAAAGTTGCCGACACGCCAGAAGAGCAACAGTCTATCTGGAAAGTTCGACACAGTGTGTCGTCGCTAGTTAATCACGTTTATGGGCCCCGGCGCGCCGTGCCGGTGGCTGAAGATATTGCCGTACCGATCGACCGCTTGGTTGACTTTATGCGCGCAGCAGAAAAAGTTTACGTTCAAGCCGACCAACCGGCAGCCATATGGGGACAAGCCGGTAGCGGTATTGTGCGCATGCACCCAATTTTGGATCTCGCCCAAGTTGGCGACCGCCAGAAACTATTTAAAATTCAAGACACTTTGTATGCGGCAGCTCTTAAGGCCGGTGGCAGTATCAGCGCTGGGGCCGGCGATGGCCGTGTTCGCGCGCCTTATTTACGAGCCGCTTTGGGCGACGACATGTACAAGCTGATTCTGACCACTAAGCGCATCTTTGATCCGCACAATTTGCTTAACCCTGGTGTAAAAACCGCCAATACAGAACAAGTACGCGCCATAATGCGCAGCGACTATTCGGTGCGCAATCACGAGCACCTACCTAGAAGTTAA